From Pempheris klunzingeri isolate RE-2024b chromosome 16, fPemKlu1.hap1, whole genome shotgun sequence, a single genomic window includes:
- the rbbp4 gene encoding histone-binding protein RBBP4 isoform X2 gives MADKEGAFDDAVEERVINEEYKIWKKNTPFLYDLVMTHALEWPSLTAQWLPDVSRPEGKDYSVHRLVLGTHTSDEQNHLVIASVQLPNDDAQFDASHYDSEKGEFGGFGSVSGKIEIEIKISHEGEVNRARYMPQNPCIIATKTPTSDVLVFDYTKHPSKPDASGECRPDLRLRGHQKEGYGLSWNPNLSGSLLSASDDHTVCLWDISAVPKEGKIVDAKTIFTGHTAVVEDVSWHLLHESLFGSVADDQKLMIWDTRSNNTSKPSHAVDAHTAEVNCLSFNPYSEFILASGSADKTVALWDLRNLKLKLHSFESHKDEIFQVQWSPHNETILASSGTDRRLNVWDLSKIGEEQSPEDAEDGPPELLFIHGGHTAKISDFSWNPNEPWVICSVSEDNIMQVWQMAENIYNDEDPEGSTDPEATA, from the exons ATGGCGGACAAGGAAG GTGCATTTGATGATGCGGTTGAGGAGAGGGTGATAAATGAGGAGTACAAGATCTGGAAGAAAAACACTCCCTTTCTTTATGACCTGGTTATGACCCACGCTTTAGAGTGGCCCAGCCTTACCGCTCAGTGGCTGCCTGACGTCTCCAG GCCAGAGGGGAAAGATTACAGTGTGCACCGGCTGGTGTTGGGAACTCACACATCTGATGAGCAGAATCACCTGGTGATTGCCAGCGTCCAGCTGCCCAATGATGACGCCCAGTTTGACGCCTCACATTATGACAGTGAAAAAGGAG AGTTTGGAGGCTTTGGCTCAGTAAGCGGCAAGATTGAGATAGAAATCAAGATCAGCCATGAAGGAGAGGTGAACCGGGCCCGTTATATGCCCCAGAACCCCTGCATCATCGCCACCAAGACCCCCACCTCCGACGTGCTGGTCTTTGACTACACCAAGCACCCATCCAAGCCAG ATGCTTCTGGAGAGTGCCGTCCTGATCTGCGTCTCAGAGGCCATCAGAAAGAAGGCTATGGTCTCTCCTGGAATCCTAATCTGTCCGGCTCACTACTTAGTGCATCAGATGACCAT ACAGTCTGTCTGTGGGACATAAGTGCTGTGCCAAAGGAGGGGAAGATAGTGGATGCGAAGACGATCTTCACCGGTCACACTGCTGTGGTGGAGGATGTTTCCTGGCACTTGCTCCACGAATCACTCTTTGGATCTGTAGCAGATGACCAGAAGCTCATGAT CTGGGACACTCGTTCAAACAACACCTCCAAACCCAGCCATGCAGTAGACGCCCACACAGCAGAGGTCAACTGTTTGTCATTTAACCCTTACAGCGAGTTCATCCTTGCCTCTGGCTCTGCAGACAAG acTGTGGCTCTTTGGGACCTGAGAAACTTGAAACTGAAGCTGCATTCCTTCGAGTCACATAAGGATGAGATCTTCCAG GTTCAGTGGTCACCTCATAATGAGACCATACTGGCATCCAGCGGAACAGACCGTCGCCTCAACGTATGGGACCTCAG TAAAATCGGAGAGGAGCAGTCACCAGAAGATGCAGAGGATGGCCCACCCGAGCTACTG TTTATCCACGGAGGCCACACAGCCAAGATCTCTGACTTCTCCTGGAACCCCAATGAGCCCTGGGTCATCTGCTCGGTGTCTGAAGACAACATTATGCAAGTCTGGCAAATG GCTGAGAACATCTACAACGACGAAGATCCAGAAGGCTCGACAGACCCTGAAGCCACAGCATAA
- the rbbp4 gene encoding histone-binding protein RBBP4 isoform X1: MADKEAGAFDDAVEERVINEEYKIWKKNTPFLYDLVMTHALEWPSLTAQWLPDVSRPEGKDYSVHRLVLGTHTSDEQNHLVIASVQLPNDDAQFDASHYDSEKGEFGGFGSVSGKIEIEIKISHEGEVNRARYMPQNPCIIATKTPTSDVLVFDYTKHPSKPDASGECRPDLRLRGHQKEGYGLSWNPNLSGSLLSASDDHTVCLWDISAVPKEGKIVDAKTIFTGHTAVVEDVSWHLLHESLFGSVADDQKLMIWDTRSNNTSKPSHAVDAHTAEVNCLSFNPYSEFILASGSADKTVALWDLRNLKLKLHSFESHKDEIFQVQWSPHNETILASSGTDRRLNVWDLSKIGEEQSPEDAEDGPPELLFIHGGHTAKISDFSWNPNEPWVICSVSEDNIMQVWQMAENIYNDEDPEGSTDPEATA, translated from the exons ATGGCGGACAAGGAAG CAGGTGCATTTGATGATGCGGTTGAGGAGAGGGTGATAAATGAGGAGTACAAGATCTGGAAGAAAAACACTCCCTTTCTTTATGACCTGGTTATGACCCACGCTTTAGAGTGGCCCAGCCTTACCGCTCAGTGGCTGCCTGACGTCTCCAG GCCAGAGGGGAAAGATTACAGTGTGCACCGGCTGGTGTTGGGAACTCACACATCTGATGAGCAGAATCACCTGGTGATTGCCAGCGTCCAGCTGCCCAATGATGACGCCCAGTTTGACGCCTCACATTATGACAGTGAAAAAGGAG AGTTTGGAGGCTTTGGCTCAGTAAGCGGCAAGATTGAGATAGAAATCAAGATCAGCCATGAAGGAGAGGTGAACCGGGCCCGTTATATGCCCCAGAACCCCTGCATCATCGCCACCAAGACCCCCACCTCCGACGTGCTGGTCTTTGACTACACCAAGCACCCATCCAAGCCAG ATGCTTCTGGAGAGTGCCGTCCTGATCTGCGTCTCAGAGGCCATCAGAAAGAAGGCTATGGTCTCTCCTGGAATCCTAATCTGTCCGGCTCACTACTTAGTGCATCAGATGACCAT ACAGTCTGTCTGTGGGACATAAGTGCTGTGCCAAAGGAGGGGAAGATAGTGGATGCGAAGACGATCTTCACCGGTCACACTGCTGTGGTGGAGGATGTTTCCTGGCACTTGCTCCACGAATCACTCTTTGGATCTGTAGCAGATGACCAGAAGCTCATGAT CTGGGACACTCGTTCAAACAACACCTCCAAACCCAGCCATGCAGTAGACGCCCACACAGCAGAGGTCAACTGTTTGTCATTTAACCCTTACAGCGAGTTCATCCTTGCCTCTGGCTCTGCAGACAAG acTGTGGCTCTTTGGGACCTGAGAAACTTGAAACTGAAGCTGCATTCCTTCGAGTCACATAAGGATGAGATCTTCCAG GTTCAGTGGTCACCTCATAATGAGACCATACTGGCATCCAGCGGAACAGACCGTCGCCTCAACGTATGGGACCTCAG TAAAATCGGAGAGGAGCAGTCACCAGAAGATGCAGAGGATGGCCCACCCGAGCTACTG TTTATCCACGGAGGCCACACAGCCAAGATCTCTGACTTCTCCTGGAACCCCAATGAGCCCTGGGTCATCTGCTCGGTGTCTGAAGACAACATTATGCAAGTCTGGCAAATG GCTGAGAACATCTACAACGACGAAGATCCAGAAGGCTCGACAGACCCTGAAGCCACAGCATAA
- the tert gene encoding telomerase reverse transcriptase, protein MSTTDMSRTLDILRSLYQHIQTLEEFADSVVFREGRRAELIEQSDTNRFKAFVRGVFVCFDKELQQVPSCNQICTLPELLAFVLNSLKRKRKRNVLAHGYNYLSLAQEERDADHFKFQGDVTQSAAYIHGSDLWKKVSVRLGTDITRYLLESCSVFVAVPPSCVFQVCGVPVYDRVSMTTASAGFHLQPRSRRHYSTPFGRYRGALTLKRRQEVGNPSATKKRNRKDVGVKKGKRKRETDQKDEEEIMASSRKRRRVGQRDPTQEIQQACCETVEEGQPLSVGPSQAPGFKQPVETQTTIPPLEGGPSWRSGIFPPLPPSQCFIRTLGFLYGGRGMRGFLLNRKKKSVDGCRRLQGQDLVRTVFFEGLAHLNGLERKPKKLPRRFFNMVPLFSQLLRQHRRCPYSRILQRMCPLMEERDVGQGELSSLLSKHCAPHRVYLFVRECLTAVIPQELWGSNHNRLNFFVSVRGFLKSGKFERLSLAELMWKMKVNVCDWLKISKTGRVPPSELSYRTQILGQFLAWLLDGYVVGLVRACFYVSESAGQKNAVRFYRQEVWAKLQDFAFRGHISKGQMEELTPAEVASLPKATVISRLRFIPKTDGMRPITRVIGADAKTRLYRGRVRDLLDMLRACVRSSPSLLGSTVWGLTDIHKVMRSIASAQKDQPQPLYFVKVDVSGAYDSLPHDKLTEVIGQALSPVQDELFTIRRYAKIWADSHEGLKKSFVRQADFLEDNMGSTNMKGFVMSLQKREKVHHTILVEQYFCSDLYGREALQFFTQMLTGSVVQFGKKTYRQCRGIPQGSVVSSLLCCLCYGHMENNLFKEITDKKGCLMRLVDDFLLITPDLNEAQTLLKILLAGVPQYGLVVNPQKVVVNFQVSRNVGSCPDIRVLPPHCLFPWCGLLLDTHSLDVYKDYSSYAGLSLRYSLTLGSLHSAGQQMRRKLTAILRLKCHALFMDLKTNSVEAVYKNIYKLVLLHACRFHVCAQSLPFGQTVAKNPVYFLQMIWDMAEYTNQLIRLSNKGLTLGCKAQTGIVQYEAVELLFCLSFLLVLSQHRPLYKDLLPHLHKRKRSLERRLGDLRLARVRQATNPRTPLDFLAIQK, encoded by the exons ATGTCTACGACTGACATGTCCCGCACTCTGGACATTCTCCGTTCACTGTATCAGCACATTCAGACTCTGGAGGAGTTTGCGGACAGCGTCGTGTTCAGGGAAGGACGGAGAGCAGAGCTCATTGAACAGTCCGACACAAACCGCTTCAAAGCCTTCGTCCggggtgtttttgtgtgctttgaCAAGGAGCTACAGCAAGTGCCAAGCTGCAACCAG ATCTGCACCCTGCCTGAATTGCTAGCTTTTGTTCTTAACagtctgaaaagaaaaaggaaaagaaacgtCTTGGCACATGGCTACAATTATCTATCCCTGGCTCAGGAGGAGCGGGATGCGGATCACTTCAAATTCCAAGGAGATGTAACTCAAAGTGCTGCCTACATCCATGGCAGTGACCTGTGGAAGAAAGTCTCAGTACGTCTCGGCACAGACATCACACGCTACCTGTTGgagagctgctctgtgtttgtggcaGTCCCTCCTTCGTGTGTTTTTCAGGTGTGTGGCGTTCCCGTCTATGACAGGGTGTCAATGACTACTGCCTCCGCTGGCTTTCATCTCCAGCCCCGGTCCAGGAGACATTACAGCACTCCGTTTGGGAGGTACAGAGGTGCATTGACCTTAAAAAGGAGACAGGAAGTTGGGAATCCTTCTGCCACCAAGAAGAGGAACAGAAAGGATGTAGGAGTGAAGaaggggaaaagaaagagagaaactgatcagaaggatgaggaggagattATGGCTTCCTCAAGAAAGAGGAGGCGAGTAGGACAGCGAGATCCGACACAGGAAATCCAACAGGCATGTtgtgaaacagtggaggaagggcAGCCCCTATCTGTGGGGCCATCACAAGCTCCTGGTTTTAAACAGCCTGTTGAAACGCAAACTACCATACCTCCACTGGAGGGAGGACCAAGTTGGAGATCTGGGATTTTCCCGCCTTTGCCTCCTTCGCAATGTTTTATCCGCACTCTGGGATTCCTGTATGGGGGAAGGGGCATGCGTGGCTTCCTTCTAAAtaggaagaagaagagtgtCGATGGTTGCAGAAGGCTACAAGGGCAAGATTTGGTACGAACTGTCTTCTTTGAGGGACTGGCGCATCTAAATGGGCTCGAGAGGAAGCCAAAGAAACTTCCCAGGCGCTTTTTTAACATGGTCCCCCTGTTTAGTCAGCTGTTGCGTCAGCACAGGCGATGTCCTTACAGCAGAATACTACAGAGGATGTGTCcgctgatggaggagagggatgtGGGACAAGGGGAATTAAGCTCCCTCTTGTCGAAGCACTGTGCACCTCACAGAGTCTACCTGTTTGTCAGGGAATGCCTCACCGCTGTGATCCCTCAGGAGCTGTGGGGCTCCAACCACAACAGACTTAATTTCTTTGTCAGTGTCAGGGGCTTCTTAAAAAGTGGCAAGTTCGAGAGGCTCTCATTGGCTGAACTAATGTGGAAGATGAAGGTGAACGTCTGCGACTGGTTGAAGATCAGTAAAACAG GCAGGGTCCCGCCAAGTGAGCTCTCATATCGGACACAGATCCTGGGTCAGTTCCTGGCTTGGCTTCTGGATGGCTATGTTGTAGGCCTGGTTCGAGCCTGTTTCTATGTCTCTGAGAGTGCAGGCCAGAAGAACGCCGTCAGGTTCTACAGACAGGAAGTCTGGGCAAAACTGCAAGACTTTGCcttcag AGGCCACATTTCCAAGGGTCAGATGGAGGAGTTGACTCCAGCTGAGGTGGCATCTCTCCCCAAAGCCACAGTCATCTCCCGCCTTCGCTTCATTCCCAAGACCGATGGCATGAGGCCCATCACACGAGTCATAGGAGCAGATGCCAAAACGAgg CTCTACAGAGGGCGGGTCCGGGACTTGCTGGATATGCTGAGGGCCTGCGTGcgctcctctccatccctcttaGGTTCCACAGTGTGGGGGTTGACTGATATCCACAAGGTGATGCGCTCTATAGCTTCAGCCCAGAAGGACCAGCCACAACCCCTCTACTTTGTCAag GTGGATGTGAGTGGAGCCTATGACAGTCTGCCTCATGACAAACTCACTGAGGTGATCGGCCAGGCTCTGTCGCCTGTCCAGGATGAACTCTTCACTATCCGCCGCTATGCCAAGATCTGGGCTGATTCTCACGAGGGCCTGAAAAAGTCCTTTGTTAGACAG GCAGATTTCCTGGAGGATAACATGGGGTCCACCAACATGAAAGGGTTTGTGATGTCActgcagaaaagagaaaaagttcaTCACACCATACTGGTAGAGCAG TATTTCTGCTCAGATCTTTATGGCAGAGAGGCGTTGCAGTTCTTCACCCAAATGCTAACTGGCAGTGTTGTTCAGTTTGGGAAGAA AACGTACCGTCAGTGCCGAGGGATTCCTCAGGGATCGGTCGTGTCcagtctgctctgctgtctctgctaCGGTCACATGGAGAACAACCTGTTCAAAGAGATTACTGACAAGAAAGG ATGTTTGATGAGACTGGTGGACGACTTCCTTCTGATTACCCCAGACTTGAACGAAGCACAAACCCTTCTCAA GATCTTGCTGGCCGGGGTACCACAGTATGGTCTGGTGGTCAACCCGCAGAAGGTGGTGGTCAACTTTCAGGTGTCCAGAAACGTGGGCTCTTGTCCTGACATTCGCGTGCTGCCCCCTCACTGCCTCTTCCCCTGGTGTGGACTGCTGCTGGACACACACTCCCTGGACGTCTACAAAGACTATTCTAG CTATGCAGGCCTGTCTTTGCGCTACAGCCTCACTTTGGGCTCTTTACACTCAGCGGGACAGCAAATGAGGAGGAAACTGACGGCTATCCTCAGACTCAAGTGCCATGCCTTGTTCATGGACCTGAAG ACCAATTCCGTTGAGGCAGTCTACAAGAACATCTACAAGCTAGTGCTGCTTCATGCATGCAG GTTCCATGTGTGCGCTCAGAGTCTGCCCTTTGGTCAGACGGTTGCTAAGAACCCCGTGTACTTCCTACAGATGATATGGGATATGGCTGAGTACACCAATCAGCTTATCAGGCTCAGCAACAAAG GGCTGACTTTAGGCTGTAAGGCCCAGACTGGCATTGTGCAGTATGAAGCAGTGGagctgcttttctgtctttccttcttgCTGGTGCTGTCACAACACCGTCCTCTCTATAAGGACCTGCTCCCACACCTACACAAAC GGAAACGTAGTTTAGAGCGGCGTCTGGGGGATCTGAGGCTGGCCAGGGTCCGACAGGCCACCAACCCCAGGACCCCACTGGACTTCTTGGCCATCCAGAAGTAG